The Deinococcus aquaticus genomic interval AGCCTTTTTCCACGTTAAACCACTTCACTCGACCTTGAGCCATAACTCTCCTTGCATCCCGGAAATTCACTGCCTGGTATCCAATCCTCTGGACTGAACCCAACAGACTGGCATGAATTTTGAGACCCCCGGATTATCGCACGGCCTCTCAGAATGCGCACGCCAATCTGCCGCACCTGCCCAGGCATCCCCACCCGCCGGCGGCCGCAGAGGCCCGTGTGAGACGGCGCGCGGCGATTTTCTTGAATCCAGGTTCAATCAGCCGCTCCGGTCTCATGAGGGTCCTGCCCCGCCTGACCGGCCCAGGCCCCTGCCGCGCAGCGCGTGGCCGGCTGCGGCACCGCCGGAACGCCCGGACCTTCATGCTAGGCTGGCAGGCAGTTCAAGACCCACCGCGCGTGATCACAGGGAAGCGGCGTGCGTACCCGCGCGGCCCACACCCGGAGTCACGCCCGGACTTTCGGAGGAAAGGCATGCCGCGCTACGCCCTGGACGGGCACGTCCCACACATTCACCCCACCGCCTTCATCGCCCCCAGCGCCGACCTGATCGGGCAGGTGACCGTCAGCGAGCACGCCAGCGTGTGGTTCGGAGCCGTGCTGCGCGGCGACCTGGAAGCCATCACGGTCGGTCCCGCCTGCAACGTGCAGGACGGCGCGGTGCTGCACACGGACGCCGGTTGGCCCTGCATCCTGACCGATCACGTGACCGTCGGGCACCGCGCCATCGTGCACGGCGCCATCTGCGGTCCCGGCAGTCTGGTCGGCATGGGCGCCGTGATGCTCAGCGGCTCCAGCCTGGGGGCCGGGGCCGTGCTGGGGGCCGGGGCCGTGCTGCCCGAAGGCGTGCACGTGCCGGACGGCATGCTGGCCGTCGGCATTCCGGCGCGGGTGGTGCGTCCCGCCGCCAGTGGCGGCAACGCCACCAGGTACGTGCAGAACGGCGCGCGTTTCCGCGAGGGCCTGACCCTGCTGGACGGCGACCTGCAGGCCTCCGCCGACCCTGCGCAGGACACCCTGGCCCGCGTGGACGGCCTGTGACCTCACGCCGCGCGGCGCTGCGCGTGGTCGCCGGAACCGGCCCGGCCACGCCGCGCGGCCCGCACGGCCACGTCAGAGGGGCCGCCGTATGAAGGAACGCCGCCCGCGCACGCCCCGCCCCCCGGACTCGCCGGAAGCCCGCGAGGCCGCCGCCATCGCCCGCGTGGCCCGCGCTGCCCGCGCGGCCGCCAGGGCCGACGCCCGGAAAGCCGACCTGAAACAGGCCCAGCAGCGCGACGGGACAGACCCAGCCGCGCCCAGCGCAGCCACACCTGCCGCAACCACGCAGACTGACCACGCGGGCGCGAATCTCACTGGCACGGCTGACCTCGGTGCCGCAGCGCTTGGTCCCGCAGCGGCCGGCGCTGCGCGGCTGGAGCCGGCGCCGCCGGACGCTGCGTTGCTGGACAGCCCGCAGCCCGACATTGCCGACTCCGACACCCTAAAACCTGACCCTCTGGAACCGAATGCCCTGGAATCTGGCGCCGCGCCGGACCCGTCGCTCTCCCCGTTCGCTGACCGGCCTTCCGCCTTCCGACCTGACCCTGCGGTGGATTCCATGACTGAACTTGACGGCCACGCGGCGGGCGACCCGCTGCCCGCTGCCCCGGCGGACGACGCGCACGGTAGTGAACCGGGCGACCTGATTCCGGAACTGACGCCCATGTTTCCTGGCGCGGCCCCGTTCCTGGCGCGGTTCCTGCCTCACTCGGAACCCAGTCACACGGGCCTCACGCATCACTTCTGCGACCTGCACGCCTTCCTGAAGTACCTGCACGGGGGAGGCTGGTACGGGTACCTGCACGCCGCGCTGGGCGAGCAGAGTGCCTTCGTGCTGCTGTTCGAGGGCCGCGCCGTGACGGCCGCCGCCGCCAGCAGCACGGGCGAGCAGGCGCTGGGCGAACTGCTGAACCTGTACGAGCAGGGCGCGTCGCTCAGCGCGCACCCGCTGCCCGCAGACCTGACGCACGTACTGAGCGGCATCGGCTCGCGCGCCTGGAAGTTCAACCTGACCGAGGACTTCACGGGCCTGCACGCCCGACCGACCGGCGCGATCTACTACCTGCGCGGGCAGATCATGGCGACCCTGCCCGCCACCCTGCCGTACGAGGGAGCGTTCCCCGCGCCGCTACGCCCGCAGACGCTGATCCTGCCGCGCAGTCTGGCCGGGTGGGCGCACCACCAGTACGCCATGACGCTGCGCGGCCGGGACGCCACGAACGCCATCACGGGCCTGCACCAGACGTTCCGTGCCCGGCACGGTGCGCCCGGACTGGCCTTCCTGCGCGCCCTGAGCGAGTCCCTGTCGCCCGCCGAGTACGCCCTGCGCTCGGACGTGGCCCTGCACGACCTGGAATCGATGGTGCAGGACTTCGTCAAGAGCGGGTACGTCCGCGAGGTCTGATACGGACTCCGATTGAATGGCTTGCAAAGCCGCTGGATCCGAGCGGACGTGATGAGCAGCAGGACGGACGGAGGCCGTATGAAAGCGGCGTTCCGTTGATGGATGAACATGCCTCCATCCACTGCACTTCAGACTGCTGTGAACTCCTGTGGACGCTGTCCGGCGCGGGCGGTCAGTCGAGGTAGCCTTCGCTGAGCACCCACAGGCGGAAGGCCGCGCCGTCGTCCTGCGCCTGCGGGGCGGGCGTGGTTTCGCGTGAGTTGCTGAAGTAACGCCCCGTAACGCCGATGGGGTCGGCGGCGAGGTGAATGCTGGTCTGCGCGCCCTGTTCGGGCGTGATGGCGAACAGGTCCACGACGCGGTACAGCTGACTGACGAGGCCGCCGTTGTTGTGCGCGAAGCCGGTGGCGACCATGCCCGGGTGCAGGCTGTTGCTCTGGATGCCGCTCTCACGGCGGGCGAGTTCGCGGGCGAACAGGATGTTGGCGAGTTTACTCTGCGAGTACGCGGCCCACCCGCCGTACCCGCGCCGGAATTCCGGGTCGTCGAAGCGGATGCGGCCCATGGCGTGCGCGGCCGAGGCGACCGTCACGACGCGCGGCGCGGCGCTCTGGCGCAGCAGGGGCAGCAGTTCGTGGGTCAGCACGAACGGCGCGAGGTGGTTCAGGGCCCAGGTCTGTTCGGTTCCCTCGCTGGTTTCCTGCCGGCGGGTGTTGAACGCCCCGGCGTTGTTGACCAGCACGTCCAGTTGCCCAAAACGTTCAGTGTACTCGTGGGCGGCGCGGCGCACCTGGGCCAGTTCGCTCAGGTCGGCCAGCAGGGTGGCGGCGGCTCCGGTCTGGCGGGCGGCCTCCTCGGTCTTGCTGGGGTTGCGGCCCATGATGGTCACGTGTGCGCCGCGCGCGGCGAGTTCGCGGGCGGTGATCAGGCCGATGCCGCCCGTCGCGCCGGTGATCAGCACGCGCTGTCCGTGCAGGGGGGCGGTGGGGGTGGGGGTGCTGGAAGTCATGCCTCACAGCATAGAAGCCGGGCGCGCGCCGGGGCTGAAGCATAAAGGACAATCGCGTGCCCGGCGGCCCGGGAAGGGACCGGTCAGCAGGGGGAGCGCAAAAAGTGAGGCTGATACCTTGAGCGGATCAGCCTCCTTGCGCTGCGGACTTCACTCGGCCCGCCTTCTGAATTGTTGTGCGCTGATAAGGGTAGTGTAGGCGGCGGCGTTCACAGAAATGTCACGTGCAGATGAAGGCGCGCTAAGGCCAAGGAATGCTCAATACTCCCCTGCGCGTAGCCCTGGGGTGGTGCAGGCATTGGTTCTGGCCGTGCTTTTACAGCGCTGGTGGGGTCTCGGCGGCGCTGAAGGCCTGCACCCCGGCGTTCAGCAGTCGGTCGAGGGTCGCGGCGAACTGACCGTTCTGGGCGCTGTCCAGGTTGCCGCTGACGGCGTGCGAGGCGGCGCTGTGAATCAGCAGGGTCACGCAGGTCAGCAGGTACGGGATGCGGGGGCCGCTGCCGGGCAGGTGGGCCTGCAGGCGGCCTTCGAGGTCCGCGAAGACCTGCTGGCGCCGGTGCGTGAAGGCGGGTCCGCTGCCGCTCTGGAGCAGAGTCAGCAGCGAGCGTTCCTGTACGAGATGCATGTAGATGGCCGCGAAGGGGCGGTCGCGCTGGCCGCTGTGGATTTCGGCCAGCAGCGGGGCGAGGCGGATTTCGAATTCTCCGAGGCGCAGGCCGAGCAGTTCGGCGAGGATGTCGGTGGTGGACGTGAAGTACGAGTAGATGGTAGGTCTGGAGACGCCGACGTGCCGGGCCACGTCGCCCATGTTCACGGCTTCGAAGCCGTGGGTGGTGAACAGGTGCTCGCTGCCGTCGAGAATCTGCTGCCGCCGGTCGGCGGAGGGCAGGCGGCGGCGGCCTCCGGTGGGGGGGGAGAGGGACATGCTAATCAGTCTACACCACTACTGACATATTGTCACTTGACATATTGTCGGCAATCATTCATGCTGTGACCCATCTGACAGAGTGTCACGTACCCTGTTCACTTTCGAGGCGACCATGAACGACGCACCCCCCACACCCGCCCGCCCCACCCTGAAAGAATCGTACCGCCGCCTGACCCCGGCCGAACATAGCCTGTGGCGCCACCCGATCATGTGGGCCGCCGGGGCCGCCTTCCTGTTCGTGCCCATGGTCTACGCCGGCGTGTACCTCATGAGTGTCTGGGACCCCAGCGGTAACCTCCCGGACCTGCCCGCCGCCCTGGTCAACCTGGACACCGGCACCGTTTCACGCGGCAAGAACGTCAACGCCGGGCACGACCTGGCCGTGGAACTCCAGAAAGACCCCCCCGTGAACTTCATGCGCTACCCCACCCAGGCCGCCGCCGAGCAGGCCGTGCGCCGGGGCGAGGTCTACTTCGCGCTGACCATCCCCGCCGACTTCAGCCGCAAGGCCATCAGCGGCGACAGCAGCCAGCACGGCCTGCTCCAGCTGTACCGCGCCCCCGGCATGAACTACTACGCCAGCACCGTCGCCGACCGCGTCACCAGCGCCATCGCCGAGGACCTGAACGCCACGCTCGGCCAGAACCGCTGGGAAGTCGTGCAGACCAGCCTCAAAGACGTGCAGCAGGGCTTTTCTGATATTCACGATGCCACCGTGAAACTCGCGAACGGCGCGCAGGACCTGCTGGACGGCACCGAGAAACTCCAGGACGGCGCCGGCAAACTCGCTACCGGCGCCGGCACCCTGGCCGCCGGCGCAGACAAGCTCGCCGGCGGCGCCAGCAGCCTCAGCGGCGGCGTCAGCAGCCTCACGGGCGGCGTCACGAAACTGGGCGGCGGCCTGAAACAACTCGAAGCCGCCGCGCCCGGCGAGCAACAACTCGCGCCCCTGCGCAACGGCAGCGCCAGACTCGCCAGCAGCGCCGACCAGCTGTCCGGTGGCCTGAACAAACTTGCGGACGGCAGCGACCAGTTGGCCGCCGGAGCGAAGAAACTCGGCGGCGGCGCCACGCAGGTGAACACCGGCACCGGACAGCTCGCCGCGCAACTCCCGGCCCTCGCCAGTGGCCTGGGCGACCTGAACACCGGCGCCCGGCAACTGGCCGCCGGCGCCGGAAAACTGAACGCCGGCGTCACAGACGGCCTGAAACCCGTCGCCGACGGCGCCGCCCAGCTCAGCAAGGGCGCCGCCAGCCTGAACGCCGGGCTCGGCAAGGCCCAGACCGGCGCGAAACAGGCCGCCGATGGCGCCACGCAACTCTCGGCCGGCCTGACCCGCCTGGACAGCGGCCTCGGCACCCTGCAAAAAGGCGCGCAGAGCCTCGCGGGCGGCAGCAACACACTGGCCACCAGCCTGAAAGGCACGCCCGCCGCCACCGGCGCGCAGAACGTGCAGACCGGCGCGGCACAACTGAACGCCGGACTGCAACAATCCCAGGCGGCCGCCAGCTCCGCAAGCCGGGGCGCACAGACCCTCGCCACGCAACTCCCGGCCCTGAGCGGCGGCCTGACCGACCTGAAAACCGGCGCCGCCCAGTTGCAGACCGGCGCCGATCAACTGAACGCCGGCGTCAGCAGCGGCCTGAAACCCCTCCAGACCGGAGCGGCCGACCTGCAAAGCGGCGCGAACCGACTCGCCAGCGGCGCCGCCAGCGCCCAGACCGGCGCGCAGAAAGCCGCCGCCGGAGCGAAAGAACTCGCCGCCGGCACCGCCCAGGTGCAGACCGGCGCGCAGCAACTGAACACCGGCGCCGCTGCCCTGGCCGCCAACACCCGCAAAGCCGCCACCGGCGCCGCCCAGCTGGCCGCCGGAGCCCGCGACCTGCAAGGCGGCGTGACCACCCTGGCCGACGGGAACATCAAGATCAAGAACGCCCTGGGCGACATTAACGCCCAGCTGCCCGCCCAGAAGGACCTGAACACCCTGAACACCGGCGGGAAATCCCTGGCCATCAACAGCGCCAGACTCGCCACCGGAGCGGCCACGCTCGCCAGCGGCGCCGCCGACCTGCAAGGCGGCACCGGCGACCTGCGCAGCGGCGCCCTGAAACTCCGCAACGGCCTGACCGAACTGCGCGACAGGGTCCCCACCGACACCGAAGAACTCGGCGGCGACCCCACCGGCCTCGCCCAGAGCGTCACCGTGCAGACCCGCGCCACCGCCGACGTCCCCAACAACGGGAGCGCCTTCGCCCCGTACTTCATTGCCCTGGCCCTGTGGGTCGGCGCGACCCTGACCACCTTCATCTTCCCGTTCCTGCTGATCCCCGACAGTGGCCGCACCGCCACCCAGAGCGCCCGCGTCCTGCGCAAACTCACGCACCCCCTGGCCATCGTCATCGGGCAGGCCCTGATCGTCGTGACCGGCGTGCACCTCATGAACGTGCCCTTCCTGAACCCCGCGCAGGTCGTCCTGACCGCCGTGGCCGGCAGCGTCACCTTCATGACCGTGATCCTCGCCCTGAACCTGCTGTTCGGCCCGGCCGGGCGCGTCCTGGCGCTGATCCTGCTGATCGTGCAACTCGCGGCCAGCGGCGGCAGCTACCCCATCGAACTCTCCAGCCCCTTCTTCCGCCTGATCCACACCGTCATTCCCGTCACCGACGTCATCAACGCCCTGCGCAGCGCCATGTTCGGCGCGTACGAAGGCCAGTACTGGACCTTCATGGGCCGCATGGGCGTGGTCGCCGCCGTCGCCCTGGCCGCCGCGCTCCTCAGCCGCCGCCGCTGGGTGTACACCCCGGACAGCAACTTCCGCTCACCCATCATCACCGACGTCGGCTAAGCCACCCCGTACCACCGCCGCGCCACGCCCGCCACCGGGCCCCGGGCGCGGCGCACCCGTTTCAGCGTGGCGGCCGCCCACTCTCAAGGGCCGCCCGGTACGACCCCACCGACTCGCCCGGACACGACAGCGGATGCACCTGCACCAGCCGCCGCCACGATTCGACCCGCTGGTCGTCCAGTAGCACCTGCGGCTTGGGCAGGAATGCCATAAACACGCTCTCCAGCCCCACCTCACGCGCACTGTCCCGCGCGTAGGCGGCCCCACCGGAACTCCAGCAGTACAGCTCCGCGCCCTGCGCCGCCAGTTCCCGCACATGCGCAATGGCGCCTGGGATGGGCACCCGCGACCGCCCCACATTCCGAACCAGCGTCTCATCCACATCCACGTACACCACGAGCGGGGGAGGGGTCATCAGATCACCTCGCGGAATGCCACGCTCTGGCTGCGGTTCTGCAACTCGCTGCGCAGGTATTGCAGGCGGGGGTGTTCCAGCCTGGGGTCGTGGGCCAGGATGTGTTTCGCCAGTTCGCGGGCCTGCTCGATGATCTGCGTGTCGTTGGCGAGGTCCGCGAGGCGCAGGTCCGGGATGCCGCTCTGGCGGGTGCCTCTGATCTCGCCGGGGCCGCGCAGTTTCAGGTCGGCTTCCGCGATGACGAAGCCGTCGGTGCTGCCTTCGATGATCTTGAGGCGCTGGCGGGTCTTCTTGCTGTGTTCCCCGGCGATCAGCACGCAGTAGGACTTGGCGCTGCCCCGGCCGACGCGGCCGCGTAGCTGGTGCAGCTGGGCGAGGCCGAAGCGTTCGGCGTTCTCGATGACCATCACAGAGGCGTTGGGAACGTCCACGCCGACCTCGATGACGGTGGTGGAGACGAGCAGGTCGAATTCGTGCGCGCGGAAGCGGTCCATCACATGGTCCTTCTCGGCGGCGCTCATCTTGCCGTGCAGCAGGTCGATGCGCGCTTCCGGGAGGATGGTTTTCAGGTCGTCGGCGAGTTGCGTGGCGGCCAGCAGTTCCAGGGTGTCGCTTTCCTCGATGAGAGCGGTGACGACGAACGCCTGCCTCCCTTCGCGCACCTGTCCCATGACGAACCCGTAGGCCTGCTGGCGGGCAGTGTCCTGAATCAGTTTCGTTTCGATGGGCGTGCGGCCGGGGGGGAGTTCGTCGATCACCGAGAGTTCCAGGTCGCCGTACGCGGTCAGTGCCAGCGAGCGGGGGATGGGCGTGGCGCTCATGACGAGCACGTCGGGACGGCCGGTCAGGAGGCGGCGGCGCTGCTGCACGCCGAAGCGGTGCTCCTCGTCCACGACTGCCAGCCCGAGGTTGTCGAAGCGTACGTTCTCCTGAATGAGGGCCTGGGTGCCCACGACGACGTCCACGTCGCCCTCGGCAATGCGGGTCTGCATCTCCAGTTTCACCTTGGGGGTCATCGCGCCGATCAGCAGGCCCACGCGCACGTCCAGTTTGCCCAGGTACCCGACGAGGTTCGCGTAGTGCTGCCGGGCGAGAATCTCGGTGGGGGCCATCAGCGCGCCCTGGTAGCCGTCGCGCACGGCGAGGTACAGCGCGCAGGCGGCCACAGCCGTTTTCCCACTGCCCACGTCGCCCTGCACGAGGCGGGCCATCTGGCGGTCGCTGCGCATGTCGTCCGTGATTTCCAGCAGCACGCGCCGCTGGGCGTTCGTGAAGCGGAACGGCAGCGCGCCCTCGAAGGTGTGGATGTCCTCGCTTTTCGCGCCGAAGCGTTTGCCTTCCAGCACGGCGTCCTCACCCTGAAGCAGCATGCGCAGTTCCAGGAACAGGTACTCGTCGAAGCGCAGGCGGTGGTTCGCGCGGGCCAGTTGCGCCTCGTCGGCCGGGTAGTGCATGCCCCACAGGGCGTCCGCCAGGTCGGTCAGGGCGTACTTCTGCCGCCAGTGCGCGGGCAGGTAATCGTCCAGCGGCGCGGCCAGCAGGGCGCGGTGCGCGGCGCGGCGCAGGAATTCCTGCGAGACGCCGTCCTTGCTGTCGTACACGCCCACGATCCGCCCGGTACTCAGGGAGTCCTGCGCGCCGTCCACGGTTTCCAGGTGCTCGACGCCCAGTTGCACGCTGCGCCCGAAGCGTTTCACGCGGCCCGTCAGGACCAGCCTCGCGCCCTCCCGTAGCTGCTTTTCCACCCACGGCTGGTTGAACCACGTGGCCTTCACCCGCCCGCCCGACGGGGTTTCCAGGGTCACGTCCAGAATCTGCATGCCGGGTTTCGGGCTGCGGCGCGACTTGGCGACCACCCGGCCCTCCACCGTGACCTTCTGCCCGTCCTCGACTTCGGACAGGTCCGGCAGGGCGCGGCGGTCCTCATGGCGGTGCGGGTAGGCGTGCAGCACGTCCCGCACGGTGTGCAGGCCCAGGGATTGCAGTTTGCGCACCCCGCCGGGGCCGGTGTCCAATCGGGCAATTTCGGCGTCCAGCGGGAGGCGCTCGCCGGGCGCGGCGGTCGGGGGGGCCGTGCGAGTCGCGGCGCGCGGCGCAGCGGGTTTCGGGGCGTCCGGGTCGGCCAGCAGCGCCAGCGCCCCCCGCAGAGCCGCCTCACGCTCCGGGCCGTCCAGCTCCGCGTACCCACGCAGCGCCTCGCGCACCTTCGGGAAGGGGTTCCCCAGCGGCGAGGCCAGCAGCCGCTCCACGCCGCCCGCCACCACGCGGTTCTGACAGCCGCCCGCCAGTTCGGCGTTCAGGGGCCGCCGCAATTTCTCCCGCAGTTCCGCCACAGTCGCCATGCGCGCTCAGGCTAGCAGAGCGCGCGCGGCGGTGTCCGTGAGGGGGACGTTATTCCAGACTGACGGGCTTGGCGGTGTGGGTCTCATCCTGAGCGGCCGGCACGGCGCGCAGCAGGAGGCTGAGGCCGAGGGCCACGGTGACCAGCGTGAGGGCCAGGATGTACGCGCGGCGCAGTCCCTCGGCCAGCTGGAACCCGCCGCTTTCGATGGCGGCCGGGCCGATCAGCAGGGCCATCAGGGCCACGCCGAGTGCGCCGCCCATCTGCCGGGCAAACAGGACGCCGCTGGTGACGGCGCCGAGGTCCTCACGCGGGCTGCTTTCCTGCGCGGCGAGCAGCAGGCT includes:
- a CDS encoding gamma carbonic anhydrase family protein — its product is MPRYALDGHVPHIHPTAFIAPSADLIGQVTVSEHASVWFGAVLRGDLEAITVGPACNVQDGAVLHTDAGWPCILTDHVTVGHRAIVHGAICGPGSLVGMGAVMLSGSSLGAGAVLGAGAVLPEGVHVPDGMLAVGIPARVVRPAASGGNATRYVQNGARFREGLTLLDGDLQASADPAQDTLARVDGL
- a CDS encoding SDR family oxidoreductase; its protein translation is MTSSTPTPTAPLHGQRVLITGATGGIGLITARELAARGAHVTIMGRNPSKTEEAARQTGAAATLLADLSELAQVRRAAHEYTERFGQLDVLVNNAGAFNTRRQETSEGTEQTWALNHLAPFVLTHELLPLLRQSAAPRVVTVASAAHAMGRIRFDDPEFRRGYGGWAAYSQSKLANILFARELARRESGIQSNSLHPGMVATGFAHNNGGLVSQLYRVVDLFAITPEQGAQTSIHLAADPIGVTGRYFSNSRETTPAPQAQDDGAAFRLWVLSEGYLD
- a CDS encoding TetR/AcrR family transcriptional regulator, which produces MSLSPPTGGRRRLPSADRRQQILDGSEHLFTTHGFEAVNMGDVARHVGVSRPTIYSYFTSTTDILAELLGLRLGEFEIRLAPLLAEIHSGQRDRPFAAIYMHLVQERSLLTLLQSGSGPAFTHRRQQVFADLEGRLQAHLPGSGPRIPYLLTCVTLLIHSAASHAVSGNLDSAQNGQFAATLDRLLNAGVQAFSAAETPPAL
- a CDS encoding YhgE/Pip domain-containing protein: MNDAPPTPARPTLKESYRRLTPAEHSLWRHPIMWAAGAAFLFVPMVYAGVYLMSVWDPSGNLPDLPAALVNLDTGTVSRGKNVNAGHDLAVELQKDPPVNFMRYPTQAAAEQAVRRGEVYFALTIPADFSRKAISGDSSQHGLLQLYRAPGMNYYASTVADRVTSAIAEDLNATLGQNRWEVVQTSLKDVQQGFSDIHDATVKLANGAQDLLDGTEKLQDGAGKLATGAGTLAAGADKLAGGASSLSGGVSSLTGGVTKLGGGLKQLEAAAPGEQQLAPLRNGSARLASSADQLSGGLNKLADGSDQLAAGAKKLGGGATQVNTGTGQLAAQLPALASGLGDLNTGARQLAAGAGKLNAGVTDGLKPVADGAAQLSKGAASLNAGLGKAQTGAKQAADGATQLSAGLTRLDSGLGTLQKGAQSLAGGSNTLATSLKGTPAATGAQNVQTGAAQLNAGLQQSQAAASSASRGAQTLATQLPALSGGLTDLKTGAAQLQTGADQLNAGVSSGLKPLQTGAADLQSGANRLASGAASAQTGAQKAAAGAKELAAGTAQVQTGAQQLNTGAAALAANTRKAATGAAQLAAGARDLQGGVTTLADGNIKIKNALGDINAQLPAQKDLNTLNTGGKSLAINSARLATGAATLASGAADLQGGTGDLRSGALKLRNGLTELRDRVPTDTEELGGDPTGLAQSVTVQTRATADVPNNGSAFAPYFIALALWVGATLTTFIFPFLLIPDSGRTATQSARVLRKLTHPLAIVIGQALIVVTGVHLMNVPFLNPAQVVLTAVAGSVTFMTVILALNLLFGPAGRVLALILLIVQLAASGGSYPIELSSPFFRLIHTVIPVTDVINALRSAMFGAYEGQYWTFMGRMGVVAAVALAAALLSRRRWVYTPDSNFRSPIITDVG
- a CDS encoding DUF705 domain-containing protein, whose product is MTPPPLVVYVDVDETLVRNVGRSRVPIPGAIAHVRELAAQGAELYCWSSGGAAYARDSAREVGLESVFMAFLPKPQVLLDDQRVESWRRLVQVHPLSCPGESVGSYRAALESGRPPR
- the recG gene encoding ATP-dependent DNA helicase RecG; protein product: MATVAELREKLRRPLNAELAGGCQNRVVAGGVERLLASPLGNPFPKVREALRGYAELDGPEREAALRGALALLADPDAPKPAAPRAATRTAPPTAAPGERLPLDAEIARLDTGPGGVRKLQSLGLHTVRDVLHAYPHRHEDRRALPDLSEVEDGQKVTVEGRVVAKSRRSPKPGMQILDVTLETPSGGRVKATWFNQPWVEKQLREGARLVLTGRVKRFGRSVQLGVEHLETVDGAQDSLSTGRIVGVYDSKDGVSQEFLRRAAHRALLAAPLDDYLPAHWRQKYALTDLADALWGMHYPADEAQLARANHRLRFDEYLFLELRMLLQGEDAVLEGKRFGAKSEDIHTFEGALPFRFTNAQRRVLLEITDDMRSDRQMARLVQGDVGSGKTAVAACALYLAVRDGYQGALMAPTEILARQHYANLVGYLGKLDVRVGLLIGAMTPKVKLEMQTRIAEGDVDVVVGTQALIQENVRFDNLGLAVVDEEHRFGVQQRRRLLTGRPDVLVMSATPIPRSLALTAYGDLELSVIDELPPGRTPIETKLIQDTARQQAYGFVMGQVREGRQAFVVTALIEESDTLELLAATQLADDLKTILPEARIDLLHGKMSAAEKDHVMDRFRAHEFDLLVSTTVIEVGVDVPNASVMVIENAERFGLAQLHQLRGRVGRGSAKSYCVLIAGEHSKKTRQRLKIIEGSTDGFVIAEADLKLRGPGEIRGTRQSGIPDLRLADLANDTQIIEQARELAKHILAHDPRLEHPRLQYLRSELQNRSQSVAFREVI